A stretch of the Musa acuminata AAA Group cultivar baxijiao chromosome BXJ2-7, Cavendish_Baxijiao_AAA, whole genome shotgun sequence genome encodes the following:
- the LOC103991820 gene encoding peroxidase A2 produces the protein MAYSSSSSSLCSVCLAFFFFFFTLLLHGSRAQLSSTFYDSSCSNVSAVVRNVVQQAQSSDVRIVASLLRLHFHDCFVNGCDGSILLDNSDSIQSEKDAAPNKNSVRGFDVVDDIKTAVENVCPGVVSCADILALAAEASVDLAGGPTWGVLLGRRDGTTANPTAANNMPSPFDDLDTLKQKFSDVGLDDTDLVALSGAHTFGRAQCRFFSSRLYNFSGTGSPDPSLDSTYLATLQQNCPQGGDDTTLNNLDLTTPNTFDNKYFTNLQSNEGLLQSDQELFSTSGASTISIVNSFAGDESTFFQSFASSMINMGNINPLTGSNGEIRSDCKKVN, from the exons ATGgcttactcttcttcttcttcttctttgtgttcAGTGTGcttagccttcttcttcttcttcttcacccttCTCCTCCATGGCTCTCGAGCTCAGCTGAGCTCCACATTTTACGATAGCTCATGCTCAAACGTGTCGGCCGTCGTCCGAAACGTGGTTCAGCAAGCCCAGAGCTCTGATGTTCGTATCGTCGCGAGCCTCCTTCGGCTCCACTTTCATGACTGCTTCGTGAAT GGCTGCGACGGTTCCATTCTGCTGGATAACAGTGACAGCATACAGAGCGAGAAGGACGCGGCGCCCAACAAGAACTCGGTGCGGGGTTTCGATGTGGTCGACGACATCAAGACCGCGGTGGAGAACGTTTGCCCGGGCGTCGTTTCCTGCGCTGACATCCTCGCGCTCGCTGCCGAAGCTTCCGTCGACTTG GCAGGAGGTCCAACATGGGGTGTACTACTGGGAAGGAGGGATGGAACCACAGCCAACCCTACCGCTGCCAACAACATGCCGAGCCCCTTCGATGACTTGGACACCCTCAAGCAAAAGTTCTCGGATGTAGGCCTCGATGACACTGATCTGGTCGCCTTGTCAG GAGCTCACACGTTCGGCCGCGCGCAGTGCCGCTTCTTCAGCAGCCGGCTCTACAACTTCAGCGGCACCGGCAGCCCCGACCCGTCGCTGGACTCCACCTACTTGGCGACTCTGCAGCAGAACTGCCCCCAGGGAGGAGACGACACAACCCTCAACAATCTCGACCTCACCACGCCCAACACCTTCGACAACAAGTACTTCACCAACCTACAGAGCAACGAAGGGCTGCTGCAGTCCGACCAGGAGCTGTTCTCCACCAGCGGGGCCTCCACTATCTCCATCGTCAACAGCTTTGCAGGCGACGAAAGCACCTTCTTCCAGAGCTTTGCTTCCTCCATGATCAACATGGGGAACATTAATCCACTGACCGGGAGCAACGGAGAGATCAGAAGCGACTGTAAGAAGGTCAACTAG